In Candidatus Nitrospira nitrosa, the genomic stretch CGCCAGACCAAAAGAAGTCGATGGCACAGGATACCCGACGACGTGAGAAGGCCATGAGCGAGTCTGATCAGCCTCCAAATCGGTCTGAATTCTCATCCCAACCCTTAGCGATGGCCAAGAGCAAGCCTGCCTCCCCCATTCAACCAGTGGGCATTCGGTATAGTCTCACCCACAGAGAACCGGCTGAACAGTTCCGAGATAGCACCACGGAGAGAGCGTCGGAGCTTACCATTGAGTCCAATCAAGAAGGTTACTTACAGATCTGGAGGCACGTGAGCTCGTCAAATCTCCAACTCCTGTTCCCAACCGCTGAAACAGAACCGTCTCACGCCAAACTCTCGGCCCATACGCCACTGACGCTTTCCATACCATCGACGCCTGGCATGCTCGTCCTTCGATTTGCTCATACAGGCGCAATACCTTCGGCAACTTTTGATAGCAGGCTGCTGGATGAGTTCACTCGTGGCCAACTACGGGAATCAGTGATGACTGGCGACACCTCCGGTTTCCCTCCACCAATCCACTACATCGTCAACCAAGACCCCTCTCTGTCGGAAATCGTTGTGCAAATCGTTCTCCCACGACGATAGACAGAGCCAAGCAACCTGAGTTGATGGCACTTCAAAAAAATGGGCCGTTCTCTTTGGGAAGAGAACGGCCCGTGACATTACCGGCAAACGGATCGCGATCTGATCTACGGCGTGACTGAGATCCGATCTTTAATCAGATCAAAGGTTTCTTTTGGCACCACGTTCTTCGCGACTAACTCGCCTTTCACACGATAGGGACGATTGCTCACAATGCGCTCCGCCTCATCCTGTTTCAAACCGAGGAACAACACCATGTCGTTCGCCGAAACTTTATTGATATTCATCGCCGCGGATGCAGCGGCCGTGGCTGCCTGACCCGTTCCCGAAGAAGGCTGATTGGGAGTCAGCGTGGCAGCCCCCGCTGCAGGCCCGGCATGGGAGCGATCTTTCAGCTCTTTCTGATACCGCGCCACCAGCGACTTCAACGTATCGTTATTGCGTTTCACATCCTGATATTCCTGTTTCACATTTCGGTTCTGCGCTGTGAGTGCTTTCACCTTCTCTTCAAGTTCCTTCGTGCGTCCTTCGATCGCCCCTCGTTCAGCGTCTCGTCCGTGCTCGATGCGTTGGAGTTCATCACGAACCGACTGCGCGTCATTGCCGAACTTCACGTTCAGCTCTTTGAGGGTCCGGACCTGTTGCTCCATAGCGCCCTTCTGTTGCCGAGCCTTCTCCAGCTCCATCTTGGCATTATCGGCTTCGGTCAAGGCCGCCTGGTACTTCTTGTTGGATACGCATCCTGTGGCCAATACTGCCCCGACCAGCACTACCACCATCCACTCACGTCTCATGCGATCCTCCCTCCATCAAATCCTACCACGTATCTTTAGTATTGAACCCGTACCATGCATTGTGTGTATGCCAACATCAAGGCGTTGTCAATATATTTACTGTTGTACGAACACCTCACCCCCCGAGTCGCGTTACACCTTTCATCCTCCATCTGACGCTTGACGGATCACCACGGCTCTGTGATGATCCCTCACATCGTGTCAAAGCCGGTCAGGGAGGGTCACACCTCTATGTCCTTCAATCCTAGGTGGTGTACGCATGAACGAATGGGGCCCGATTCTCGCCGTGATTCTTGGAGTCGTCGAAGGACTGACCGAATTCTTACCCGTCTCGTCCACAGGTCATCTGATCCTGGTGGGCCATGCATTGGGATTCACCGGCGATGTGGCTGCCAATGCTGAAATCTCGATTCAATTGGGCGCGATCCTCGCGGTCATTGTCTTCGAACGGGAAAAGATCGGTCGGCTTCTGTCCGGTGCTTGGCGGGAACGTCAGACGCTCTGGTCCTCTCTCGGCAACTCGCCCACCACGACGTGGGGGAACCGACTCAAAGCTTCCATGCAGACCCACCCCAACCTCTGGTTCATTCTCGGGCTAGGCATCGCCTTCCTGCCTGCCGCCGTTCTTGGCCTGTTGGCTCATGGATGGATCAAATCATACCTATTCACTCCCCTGACGGTGGCCTGGACGTCGATCTTGGGCGGAATCATCATCCTCCTTGTCGAAGCACGCACACGCACCGTTTCCGCCACGAGTCTCGAGCAGGTCTCACCACAGCATGCCTTCTGGGTGGGGCTGGCTCAATGCGCCTCACTGATTCCCGGCATGTCGCGCTCCGGCTCCACGATCATCGGCGGACTACTTGTAGGGCTGGATCGAAAAGTGGCAACGGAATATTCGTTTTTTCTCGCGCTCCCGACGATCATCGCCGCCACGCTGTATGAAACCTGGAAGGCACGCGGAGCGTTCAACGATCAAGACTTTCTGGCACTGGGCCTTGGGATGGCGATCTCGTTCCTGGTCGCCTGGGCGGTCATCGCCGTGTTTCTGACCTATGTCCAACGGCATACCTTGCGCGTCTTTGCCTACTATCGTATTATTCTCGGCATTGTGGTCATGTTGGTTGTCCGCTGAAAGGAGTTGTGCATGTCTTCGGATACGATTCACGTTTACGATACCTGGGTTCACGGCAAGAGCGGCCGCATCCACTTTGATGTCATGACGACGGATGAGCCCACCGCGCTCAAACTCGCGAAGGAATACCTGGTCAGCATTGGGGAACCCGATGCAACGATTACGACCAAGGAATGCCAGTTCTGTCACAGCGAACCGCTGTTCATGTTCTCGGCAGAACAGCAAAAACAAGCGAAGGAAAAGGGCGGGTTTATCGTCAGGATGCCGGCCTAACCACAGGTGCTGAGTTGTGAGTGCTGAGTTTGAACTCAACACGCACAACTCAAACCTAGCATCTGTTACACGGGCTTATGGAGCCGAGGAGGCTTCTGGTTCCGACGAGTCTGTTCGTTTTTCAAACGCAAAATGGATGATGAGGACAATCACGCCGACGGTAATCGCTGAATCCGCCACGTTGAACGCCGGCCAGTGATAGCTCTCTACGTAGACATCCAGAAAATCAATGACCTCGCCGAAGCGAAGCCGATCGATCAAGTTGCCGATGGCCCCCCCAAGGATTGCGGCGACACTGACCCGCCCCATCCAATCCTCCTCCGGCATCCGTAACAGGATGGTCCCTAGCAGGCCAAGCGCAAAGATCGACGTCAACCCAAAGAAGACCATGCGGAAGGCGTTGCTGCTGCCTGCCAAGAGCCCAAAGGCCGCCCCAGGGTTCCGGATGTAGGTGAGACTGAAGAGATTCGGAATGACGGAAATCGACTCATGGAGCCGCATCGTCTGCATGATCTGCTGCTTGGTCAGCTGATCCAGAAGAATAATTCCTCCGGTCACCGACGCCAGCACCATATTACGAAGCATCGATAGACTCAACGAACCGCCTCCACACATCGGTCGCAAAGGGTCGGATGGGTGGCATCCTGTCCGACAGCGTCCCGGTAATTCCAGCAACGCTCGCACTTCGCGGCACTCGATCGCTCAACCGTCATGCGAATGTCTTTTAGATTGCCTTCGGCTCGCTTCACCGTCACTCGTGACACAATGAAGAGCGCACTGAGATGTTCGGTGTAGGAGGTCAGAAACTGGTAGGCCTCAGGCCCGGCTTCGATCTGCACATGCGCCTCAAGCGAGGATCCGATCACCTTCTCTCGACGACGAGCCTCCAACTCTCCCTGCGCCAGTGATCGATAGGCCAGTAGTTGCTCCCAGCGTGCCGCCAATTGCTCATCTCGCCAAACCGGGGAATCCTCGGGAAAGGAAGTAAGGTGGACGCTCGTCGCTTCGTGACGCACCACGTCCGGCAACATACGCCAGATCTCCTCGGCCGTAAAGCTCAAGACCGGCGCCATGAGCTTGGCCAACGCCACCATGATGTCAAATAGGACGGTTTGGGACGCGCGCCGCACGGGAGAATCCGCGCGAAACGTATAGAGCCTATCTTTCAAAATGTCCAGATAGACGGCACTGAGATCGACGGAACAAAAATTATTCAAGGCATGGAAAATGGTGTGGAATTCAAAATCGTCATACGCCCGCCTGACTTTGGTGATCAGTTCGCCGAGGCGCATCAAGGCCCAACGATCCAATTCAGGCAACCGCTCGTACGGAACACGATGAATATCCGGATTGAAATCATAGAGGTTACTCAGAAGGAATCGGGACGTGTTGCGGATTTTCCGATAGGCCTCGATGAGATGATTCAGGATCTCCTGCGAGATGCGGAGATCCTCACGATAGTCTTGTGCGGCAACCCACAAACGAAGGATTTCGGCTCCTGACTGTTTGATGACGTCCTGCGGCGCCACGACATTCCCTGCCGACTTGGACATCTTCTTCCCTTGCCCGTCGACCACAAAGCCATGAGTCAAAACGGCTTTGTACGGCGCTCGATGATCCGTGGTCACGCCGGCCAGCAGGGCACTATGAAACCAGCCGCGATGCTGGTCGGACCCTTCCAGGTACAAATCCGTCGGCCACCATTTCTTTGGTTTTGCCACAGCCGCGTAACTCACCCCAGACTCAAACCAGACGTCAAGGATGTCCCGCTCTTTCTCGAACGTTGCCCCTCCGCATTTCGGACAGGCGGTTCCAACGGGCAAGAGCGCAGCGGCGGACTGTTCGAACCAGACATCCGCGCCCTTCGACTCCATGAGGGTCGCAATATGCTCAATCACAACCGGATCGGCCAACACATGCCGGCAGCCTTCACAAGTAAATCCCGGTATCGGAACACCCCACACTCGCTGGCGCGAGAGACACCAATCCGGCCGATTCTCGATCATGCCGAAGATCCGATCGCGACCATAGCTTGGAATCCATCGGACCCGTTCGATCTCTGCCAGAGCCGCTTTCCGTAAGTCGTTTTTCTCCATCGACAC encodes the following:
- the lspA gene encoding signal peptidase II, with product MLRNMVLASVTGGIILLDQLTKQQIMQTMRLHESISVIPNLFSLTYIRNPGAAFGLLAGSSNAFRMVFFGLTSIFALGLLGTILLRMPEEDWMGRVSVAAILGGAIGNLIDRLRFGEVIDFLDVYVESYHWPAFNVADSAITVGVIVLIIHFAFEKRTDSSEPEASSAP
- a CDS encoding GumC domain-containing protein; the protein is MRREWMVVVLVGAVLATGCVSNKKYQAALTEADNAKMELEKARQQKGAMEQQVRTLKELNVKFGNDAQSVRDELQRIEHGRDAERGAIEGRTKELEEKVKALTAQNRNVKQEYQDVKRNNDTLKSLVARYQKELKDRSHAGPAAGAATLTPNQPSSGTGQAATAAASAAMNINKVSANDMVLFLGLKQDEAERIVSNRPYRVKGELVAKNVVPKETFDLIKDRISVTP
- a CDS encoding undecaprenyl-diphosphate phosphatase translates to MNEWGPILAVILGVVEGLTEFLPVSSTGHLILVGHALGFTGDVAANAEISIQLGAILAVIVFEREKIGRLLSGAWRERQTLWSSLGNSPTTTWGNRLKASMQTHPNLWFILGLGIAFLPAAVLGLLAHGWIKSYLFTPLTVAWTSILGGIIILLVEARTRTVSATSLEQVSPQHAFWVGLAQCASLIPGMSRSGSTIIGGLLVGLDRKVATEYSFFLALPTIIAATLYETWKARGAFNDQDFLALGLGMAISFLVAWAVIAVFLTYVQRHTLRVFAYYRIILGIVVMLVVR
- a CDS encoding DUF2024 family protein, translated to MSSDTIHVYDTWVHGKSGRIHFDVMTTDEPTALKLAKEYLVSIGEPDATITTKECQFCHSEPLFMFSAEQQKQAKEKGGFIVRMPA
- the ileS gene encoding isoleucine--tRNA ligase, which gives rise to MDYKATLNLPKTDFPMKANLPQREPEMLAWWEQQKLYAQIQAMGQGRPRYVLHDGPPYANGRIHIGHALNKVLKDIIVKSKTMAGFQAPYVPGWDCHGLPIEHQVMKELGEKKKDLDVSAIRKLCRAYAQKYVDLQREEFKRLGVLGEWEHPYLTMTPSYEATIIREFGKFVEQGGVYKGLKPVLWCTQDQTALAEAEVEYDDHVSPSVYIKFPVVTSPAVLAKTFPGVTFPDGAKLVSVVIWTTTPWTLPANQAVCLHRDIDYAFAQVGDEILIIAEKLLEAAAKACKFEGYRVLGVKKGGEGFAGLETQRPLSTGLSPILLGDFVTLDQGTGCVHIAPGHGMEDYILVLNHNANASPGERLEIVAPVDNGGRFTDIVKEFAGQHVFKANPKIVDYLQANGRLLGHGSLSHSYPHCWRCKSPVIFRATEQWFVSMEKNDLRKAALAEIERVRWIPSYGRDRIFGMIENRPDWCLSRQRVWGVPIPGFTCEGCRHVLADPVVIEHIATLMESKGADVWFEQSAAALLPVGTACPKCGGATFEKERDILDVWFESGVSYAAVAKPKKWWPTDLYLEGSDQHRGWFHSALLAGVTTDHRAPYKAVLTHGFVVDGQGKKMSKSAGNVVAPQDVIKQSGAEILRLWVAAQDYREDLRISQEILNHLIEAYRKIRNTSRFLLSNLYDFNPDIHRVPYERLPELDRWALMRLGELITKVRRAYDDFEFHTIFHALNNFCSVDLSAVYLDILKDRLYTFRADSPVRRASQTVLFDIMVALAKLMAPVLSFTAEEIWRMLPDVVRHEATSVHLTSFPEDSPVWRDEQLAARWEQLLAYRSLAQGELEARRREKVIGSSLEAHVQIEAGPEAYQFLTSYTEHLSALFIVSRVTVKRAEGNLKDIRMTVERSSAAKCERCWNYRDAVGQDATHPTLCDRCVEAVR